From a single Wenzhouxiangella sp. XN24 genomic region:
- the dnaJ gene encoding molecular chaperone DnaJ has product MAKRDYYEALGLPRNATEAELKTAYRRLAMKFHPDRNPGDAQAEASFKEIKEAWEVLKDPRKRAAYDQFGHAGLGGEGPGGGGFAGGEAFSDIFGEVFGDIFGSGRRSRSRVYRGADLRYEVELELEQAAFGDTVTISLPLAVECTVCHGSGAKAGSSAVPCRTCGGRGAVRMQQGFFAVEQTCRACHGQGTVIEDPCEACHGEGRVRDTKTLAVKIPAGVDSGDRIRLGGEGEAGPNGGPPGDLYVEIVVKPHTIFERQGADLACEIPVSFASAALGGEVEVPVLGEKTREQLKIPEGTQSGKVFRLRGKGIRPVRGGPQGDLMVHVVVETPVGLNKRQKELLREFESNLRDSKRSHSPREQGWMDKARGFFDRLSS; this is encoded by the coding sequence ATGGCGAAGCGCGATTACTACGAGGCTCTCGGGCTGCCTCGGAATGCCACCGAGGCTGAACTGAAGACAGCCTATCGGCGGCTTGCCATGAAATTTCACCCGGATCGCAACCCCGGCGATGCCCAGGCCGAAGCGTCGTTCAAGGAAATCAAGGAAGCCTGGGAGGTCCTCAAAGACCCCCGCAAACGGGCGGCCTACGACCAGTTCGGCCATGCCGGGCTCGGGGGCGAGGGACCGGGGGGCGGGGGCTTCGCCGGCGGCGAAGCGTTCAGCGATATTTTCGGTGAGGTCTTCGGCGATATTTTCGGCTCCGGCCGACGCAGCCGGTCCCGTGTCTATCGCGGCGCAGACCTGCGTTACGAAGTCGAACTCGAGCTCGAACAGGCCGCCTTCGGTGACACCGTCACGATCAGCCTCCCGCTGGCGGTGGAATGCACCGTGTGCCATGGCAGCGGGGCCAAGGCGGGCTCCAGTGCGGTGCCGTGCCGGACCTGCGGCGGCCGTGGGGCGGTGCGCATGCAGCAGGGGTTCTTCGCAGTCGAGCAGACCTGCCGGGCTTGTCACGGCCAGGGCACGGTCATCGAGGATCCATGCGAGGCGTGCCACGGCGAAGGCCGGGTCCGGGATACCAAGACGCTCGCGGTGAAGATTCCTGCCGGCGTGGACAGCGGCGATCGCATCCGGCTGGGCGGCGAGGGCGAGGCGGGACCCAATGGCGGTCCCCCGGGCGATCTCTACGTGGAGATCGTGGTCAAGCCGCACACCATATTCGAGCGCCAGGGCGCCGACCTCGCCTGCGAGATTCCCGTGAGTTTCGCCTCGGCCGCGCTCGGCGGCGAGGTCGAAGTGCCGGTGCTGGGCGAAAAGACCCGCGAGCAGCTGAAGATTCCCGAGGGCACCCAGAGCGGCAAGGTGTTCCGTCTCCGAGGCAAGGGCATTCGCCCGGTACGTGGTGGTCCCCAGGGTGACCTGATGGTGCACGTCGTGGTGGAAACGCCCGTCGGCCTGAACAAGCGCCAGAAGGAACTGCTGCGCGAGTTCGAGAGCAACCTGCGGGACAGCAAGCGCAGTCACAGCCCGAGAGAACAGGGCTGGATGGACAAGGCACGCGGCTTTTTCGACAGGTTGAGCTCGTGA
- the dapB gene encoding 4-hydroxy-tetrahydrodipicolinate reductase — translation MSSSIPVAVLGAPGRMGQTLLRCLPEFPGLVLKGALSAPGDGLQGRDAGEVAGLPELGVALDERIDSALTGVRVAIDFTLGEAVPGNADACRRAGVGLVCGVTGLDAAAHEALHAAARQVPVLWAPNMSAGVAVLERIAALAAAALGDFDAAVQDVHHAAKRDAPSGTALALGRAVALARGLDAAAAQPDAEPGTELQAPALRYGALRVGDVVGEHTVLLAGPGERLALSHIATDRAIFARGALRAAAWLADRPAGMYTLGEVLGLGRVDTLAGGQ, via the coding sequence GTGAGTTCCTCGATCCCCGTCGCCGTCCTCGGCGCCCCCGGGCGCATGGGGCAGACGCTGTTGCGCTGCCTGCCGGAGTTTCCGGGGCTTGTGCTGAAGGGCGCCCTGAGTGCCCCCGGGGACGGCCTGCAGGGACGCGACGCGGGTGAAGTGGCGGGACTTCCGGAACTGGGCGTGGCGCTCGACGAGCGGATCGACAGCGCGCTGACGGGGGTTCGGGTGGCCATCGATTTCACCCTGGGCGAAGCCGTCCCGGGCAACGCGGACGCCTGTCGCCGGGCCGGGGTCGGGCTGGTGTGCGGCGTCACGGGGCTCGATGCCGCGGCTCACGAAGCGCTGCACGCGGCCGCCCGGCAGGTGCCGGTCTTGTGGGCCCCGAACATGAGCGCAGGCGTCGCCGTACTGGAACGTATTGCCGCGCTCGCGGCGGCGGCGCTGGGGGATTTCGATGCAGCCGTGCAGGACGTGCATCATGCCGCAAAGCGCGACGCGCCCTCGGGCACGGCATTGGCATTGGGTCGCGCGGTCGCCCTTGCGCGCGGCCTGGACGCCGCGGCGGCGCAGCCGGATGCCGAGCCGGGTACGGAACTCCAAGCGCCGGCCCTGCGGTACGGCGCCTTGCGCGTGGGCGACGTGGTGGGGGAACACACCGTGCTGCTGGCGGGTCCCGGTGAACGCCTGGCCTTGTCGCATATCGCCACGGACAGGGCGATATTCGCCCGCGGCGCTTTGCGCGCCGCAGCCTGGCTGGCCGATCGACCCGCCGGAATGTACACGCTCGGCGAGGTTCTCGGGCTCGGACGCGTGGACACTCTGGCAGGCGGTCAGTAA
- the carA gene encoding glutamine-hydrolyzing carbamoyl-phosphate synthase small subunit has translation MDVTEPAVLGLEDGTVFRGLSVGAAGETVGEVVFNTAMSGYQEILTDPSYAQQIVTLTYPHIGNTGANPEDCESDRVHAAGLVMRDMPPRSSNYRATETLPEYLRREGLVAISDIDTRELTRLIREKGAQSGCILAGSDDGAAAVAKAREFPGLKGMDLARVVSSRKPYEWTEGAWRHAQEPREPVATAYRVVAWDYGIKRNILRLLVDAGCAVTVVPALTPAADVLAMKPDGVFLSNGPGDPEPCVYAIEATRACMAAGVPVFGICLGHQILGLAGGARTLKMKFGHHGANHPVQDLDTGQVLITSQNHGFAVDEQTLPANMRATHRSLFDGTLQGIERTDCPAFSFQGHPEASPGPHDLRPLFGRFTAMMATAKQQ, from the coding sequence ATGGATGTGACGGAGCCGGCAGTCCTGGGACTTGAAGACGGCACGGTGTTTCGCGGCCTTTCGGTCGGTGCCGCGGGAGAAACTGTCGGCGAGGTCGTCTTCAATACGGCGATGTCGGGTTACCAGGAGATCCTCACGGATCCTTCTTACGCACAGCAGATCGTCACGCTGACCTATCCCCATATCGGCAACACCGGCGCCAACCCCGAAGACTGCGAGTCGGACCGGGTCCATGCGGCCGGGCTCGTGATGCGCGACATGCCCCCTCGGTCGAGCAACTACCGGGCGACCGAAACGCTGCCGGAGTACCTGCGCCGGGAAGGCCTGGTGGCGATTTCCGACATCGATACGCGCGAGTTGACCCGCCTCATCCGCGAGAAGGGCGCCCAGTCGGGATGCATTCTCGCGGGCAGTGATGACGGCGCGGCTGCGGTCGCGAAAGCCCGCGAGTTCCCTGGCCTGAAAGGGATGGATCTCGCCCGGGTGGTGTCCAGCCGGAAACCCTATGAATGGACCGAAGGCGCATGGCGCCACGCCCAGGAGCCCCGGGAGCCGGTCGCAACGGCCTATCGCGTGGTGGCCTGGGACTACGGCATCAAGAGAAACATCCTCCGCCTGCTGGTCGATGCCGGCTGCGCGGTGACGGTCGTACCGGCGCTGACGCCGGCCGCCGACGTGCTGGCAATGAAGCCGGACGGGGTATTCCTGTCGAACGGGCCGGGCGATCCGGAACCCTGCGTTTACGCGATCGAGGCCACGCGGGCCTGCATGGCGGCGGGTGTGCCGGTGTTCGGCATCTGCCTCGGCCACCAGATCCTGGGACTGGCCGGCGGCGCGCGGACCCTGAAGATGAAATTCGGTCACCACGGCGCCAACCATCCGGTACAGGACCTCGACACGGGCCAGGTGCTGATCACCAGCCAGAACCACGGCTTCGCCGTCGATGAGCAGACCTTGCCGGCGAACATGCGTGCCACGCACCGCTCGCTGTTCGATGGGACCCTGCAGGGCATCGAGCGTACGGACTGCCCCGCCTTTTCTTTCCAGGGCCACCCCGAGGCAAGCCCGGGACCGCATGACCTGCGGCCCTTGTTCGGCCGCTTCACGGCCATGATGGCGACGGCGAAACAGCAATGA
- the carB gene encoding carbamoyl-phosphate synthase large subunit: MPRRTDIESVMIIGAGPIVIGQACEFDYSGAQACKALREEGYRVILVNSNPATIMTDPDTADAVYIEPIDWRVLERIIEKERPDALLPTMGGQTALNSALDLVKHGVLERYGVELIGASREAIDTAEDRDLFRKAMIEIGLEVPRSSVAHTMDEARAVQAEIGFPTIIRPSFTLGGSGGGIAYNQDEFEAIVERGLDLSPTTEVLLEESILGWKEFEMEVVRDRKDNCIIICAIENLDPMGVHTGDSITVAPAQTLTDKEYQRMRDASIAVLRRIGVETGGSNVQFAVNPEDGRLIIIEMNPRVSRSSALASKATGFPIAKVAAKLAVGYTLDELKNDITGGATPASFEPTIDYVVTKIPRFTFEKFPDADPLLTTQMKSVGEVMAMGRTFQESLQKALRGLETDNTGLDEQLEPPFDEAAMQRIERELRFPGANRLLYTADAFRAGVAFETVHEWSRIDPWFLAQIEELVQEEARVKAEGLDGLSRERLRRLKRRGFSDARLGRLLGVREPVVRALRLEHGLRPVYKRVDTCAAEFSTTTAYMYSSYEETCEAQPTDRRKIMILGGGPNRIGQGIEFDYCCVHAALALREAGFETIMVNCNPETVSTDYDTSDRLYFEPLTFEDVMEVVELERPEGIIVQFGGQTPLKLARQLEAAGAPIIGTSPDSIDLAEDRERFQKLVNDLELKQPANRTARNVEDAVRLAEQVGYPLVVRPSYVLGGRAMEVVFSEQELRTYMQFAVKISEDSPILLDRFLDNAVEVDIDIVSDGETVVIGGIMEHIEQAGVHSGDSGCCLPPNTLDPSIQEQLRDQVRRLARALGVVGLMNTQFAIQRGQIFLLEVNPRASRTVPFVSKATGRPLAKIAALCMAGISLKEQGVSGERRPDYLSVKASVFPFAKFLGADPILGPEMKSTGEVMGTGRFFGEAYAKAQLAAGVVLPLGGTALISVRDEDKNGAIDLARILVDRGFEIVATAGTARALEEAGVPCRAVLKVREGRPHIVDMIKNGEISLVVNTTDNRQAIRESHSIRREAVHRKVTYYTTISAAKATCVALDHLDATDVNRLQDLHAEISS, encoded by the coding sequence ATGCCCAGAAGAACTGATATCGAGAGCGTGATGATCATCGGCGCTGGGCCGATCGTGATCGGGCAGGCGTGCGAGTTCGATTACTCCGGCGCCCAGGCCTGCAAGGCGCTGCGCGAGGAAGGTTATCGGGTCATCCTGGTGAACTCGAATCCCGCGACGATCATGACCGATCCGGATACCGCGGATGCCGTGTACATCGAGCCGATCGACTGGCGTGTGCTGGAACGCATCATCGAGAAGGAACGCCCGGACGCGTTGCTGCCGACGATGGGCGGCCAGACCGCGCTGAACAGCGCGCTCGACCTGGTGAAGCACGGCGTGCTGGAGCGTTACGGCGTGGAATTGATCGGCGCCTCGCGCGAGGCGATCGACACGGCCGAAGACCGCGACCTGTTCCGCAAGGCGATGATCGAGATCGGTCTCGAGGTGCCGCGTTCTTCGGTCGCCCACACGATGGACGAGGCGCGCGCCGTGCAGGCGGAGATCGGCTTTCCGACCATCATCCGGCCGAGCTTCACGCTGGGCGGCAGTGGCGGCGGCATCGCCTACAACCAGGATGAATTCGAGGCCATCGTGGAGCGCGGGCTCGACCTGTCGCCGACGACCGAGGTCCTGCTCGAGGAGTCGATCCTGGGGTGGAAGGAATTCGAGATGGAGGTGGTGCGGGACCGCAAGGACAACTGCATCATCATCTGCGCGATCGAGAACCTCGATCCGATGGGCGTGCATACGGGCGACTCCATCACGGTCGCCCCGGCCCAGACGCTGACGGACAAGGAATACCAGCGCATGCGCGATGCCTCCATCGCCGTGCTGCGTCGGATCGGTGTCGAGACCGGCGGCTCGAACGTGCAGTTCGCCGTCAACCCGGAGGACGGCCGTCTCATCATCATCGAGATGAACCCGCGCGTGTCGCGCTCCTCGGCGCTGGCGTCCAAGGCCACCGGCTTCCCCATCGCCAAGGTCGCCGCCAAGCTGGCGGTCGGCTACACGCTGGACGAGCTGAAAAACGACATCACCGGCGGCGCCACGCCTGCCTCTTTCGAACCGACCATCGATTACGTGGTCACCAAGATCCCGCGCTTCACCTTCGAGAAATTCCCCGACGCGGACCCGCTGCTCACCACGCAGATGAAATCCGTCGGCGAGGTGATGGCGATGGGCCGCACCTTCCAGGAGTCGCTGCAGAAGGCTTTGCGCGGCCTCGAGACGGACAACACGGGGCTCGACGAACAGCTCGAGCCGCCGTTCGACGAGGCCGCGATGCAGCGCATCGAGCGGGAGTTGCGCTTCCCCGGGGCGAACCGCCTCCTGTACACGGCGGATGCGTTCCGCGCGGGCGTCGCGTTCGAGACCGTGCACGAGTGGAGCCGGATCGATCCCTGGTTCCTCGCGCAGATCGAGGAACTGGTGCAGGAAGAGGCGCGCGTGAAGGCGGAAGGGCTCGACGGCCTGTCCCGCGAGCGGCTGCGCCGACTGAAGCGACGAGGGTTCTCCGACGCCCGGCTGGGGCGCCTGCTCGGCGTCAGGGAGCCCGTGGTGCGGGCCCTGCGGCTCGAGCACGGGTTGCGGCCGGTCTACAAGCGGGTCGACACCTGCGCGGCGGAATTTTCGACGACCACCGCCTACATGTATTCGAGTTACGAGGAGACCTGCGAGGCGCAGCCCACGGACCGGCGCAAGATCATGATCCTCGGCGGCGGGCCCAACCGGATCGGGCAGGGCATCGAGTTCGATTACTGTTGCGTCCATGCGGCGCTGGCACTGCGGGAAGCGGGTTTCGAGACCATCATGGTCAACTGCAATCCGGAGACCGTCAGCACGGATTACGACACCTCCGATCGCCTTTATTTCGAGCCTCTGACCTTCGAGGACGTCATGGAGGTCGTGGAACTGGAGCGCCCCGAGGGGATCATCGTGCAGTTCGGCGGGCAGACGCCGCTGAAGCTGGCCCGGCAGCTGGAAGCGGCCGGGGCGCCGATCATCGGCACCTCGCCGGACTCGATCGATCTCGCCGAGGATCGCGAGCGATTCCAGAAACTCGTCAATGACCTGGAGCTCAAGCAGCCGGCCAATCGCACGGCGCGCAACGTCGAGGACGCGGTGCGGCTGGCCGAACAGGTGGGCTACCCGCTCGTCGTGCGGCCCTCTTACGTGCTCGGCGGACGCGCCATGGAGGTCGTCTTTTCCGAGCAGGAATTGCGCACCTACATGCAGTTCGCGGTGAAGATCAGCGAAGACAGCCCGATCCTTCTCGACCGTTTCCTGGATAACGCGGTCGAGGTCGATATCGATATCGTCAGCGACGGCGAGACCGTCGTCATCGGCGGCATCATGGAGCACATCGAACAGGCGGGCGTGCACTCCGGTGACTCCGGTTGCTGCCTCCCGCCCAACACGCTGGATCCCTCGATCCAGGAGCAGTTGCGCGACCAGGTCCGGCGTCTTGCCCGTGCGCTGGGCGTCGTCGGCCTGATGAATACCCAGTTCGCGATCCAGCGCGGCCAGATTTTCCTGCTCGAGGTGAACCCGCGGGCGTCGCGCACCGTGCCCTTCGTCTCGAAGGCCACCGGCCGACCGCTGGCGAAGATCGCAGCCTTGTGCATGGCCGGCATCAGTCTCAAGGAGCAGGGCGTGAGCGGGGAGCGCCGCCCCGACTACCTTTCGGTCAAGGCCTCGGTCTTTCCCTTCGCCAAGTTCCTCGGCGCCGATCCGATCCTCGGTCCGGAGATGAAGTCCACCGGCGAGGTGATGGGCACGGGGCGCTTCTTCGGCGAGGCCTATGCGAAAGCCCAGCTGGCGGCGGGTGTCGTCCTTCCCCTGGGGGGCACGGCCCTGATCAGCGTACGCGACGAGGACAAGAACGGCGCGATCGACCTTGCACGGATCCTCGTGGACCGCGGCTTCGAGATCGTGGCCACCGCAGGCACCGCCCGTGCGCTCGAGGAGGCAGGCGTGCCGTGCCGGGCCGTCCTGAAGGTGCGCGAGGGCCGGCCGCATATCGTGGACATGATCAAGAACGGCGAAATCAGCCTGGTCGTCAACACGACGGACAACCGGCAGGCGATCCGCGAATCACATTCCATCCGCCGCGAAGCGGTGCACCGCAAGGTGACGTATTACACTACGATCTCTGCAGCCAAGGCGACGTGCGTGGCGCTCGATCACCTGGATGCGACGGACGTCAACCGGCTGCAAGACCTGCACGCGGAGATTTCATCATGA
- the greA gene encoding transcription elongation factor GreA, with the protein MNKVPMTAGGVERLREELARLKTVERPRISQAIGEARAHGDLKENAEYHAAKEQQGLAEARIRDLEYKLSHVEIIDVRKLNAGGRVVFGATVELFCATEETELRYQIVGEEEADIKAGRISIASPIARALIGKSEGDEITVQAPGGDRVYEILQVLYI; encoded by the coding sequence ATGAACAAGGTGCCGATGACCGCCGGCGGGGTGGAGCGCCTGCGCGAAGAACTCGCCCGGCTCAAGACGGTCGAGCGGCCGCGGATCAGCCAGGCGATCGGCGAGGCCCGGGCGCACGGCGATCTCAAGGAAAATGCTGAGTATCACGCCGCGAAGGAGCAGCAGGGCCTCGCAGAGGCGCGCATCCGGGACCTCGAGTACAAGCTGTCGCATGTCGAGATCATCGACGTCCGCAAGCTGAATGCCGGGGGACGGGTGGTGTTCGGCGCCACTGTCGAGCTGTTTTGCGCCACCGAGGAAACGGAGCTGCGCTACCAGATCGTCGGCGAGGAGGAGGCGGACATCAAGGCGGGACGCATTTCGATCGCCTCGCCGATCGCCCGGGCGCTGATCGGCAAGAGCGAGGGTGACGAGATCACCGTGCAGGCGCCGGGCGGCGACCGCGTCTACGAAATACTTCAGGTGTTATACATCTGA
- a CDS encoding YhbY family RNA-binding protein — MSLNEKQRKYLRKLGHELQPLLSTGNAGLSPGFLAELEGTLDHHELLKVRVRSSDRGARDEMIREICAGSGAELVQRIGNVALLWRPNPDERKILLPKAPRSDV; from the coding sequence ATGTCGTTGAATGAAAAGCAAAGAAAATATTTGAGAAAACTTGGGCATGAGCTGCAGCCCCTGTTGTCGACCGGCAATGCCGGCCTGTCGCCTGGATTTCTTGCGGAACTCGAAGGCACGCTGGACCATCACGAGCTCCTGAAAGTCCGCGTGCGTAGCAGCGACCGTGGGGCCCGTGACGAAATGATACGTGAGATCTGCGCAGGCTCCGGTGCCGAGCTCGTGCAGCGCATCGGCAACGTCGCACTGCTGTGGCGGCCCAATCCGGACGAACGCAAGATCCTGTTGCCGAAAGCGCCACGCTCAGATGTATAA
- the rlmE gene encoding 23S rRNA (uridine(2552)-2'-O)-methyltransferase RlmE: MTGRTRHGKRWMDEHVADEFVRRAKQEGWRGRAVFKLIEIQEKDRLIKPNMTVVDLGAAPGAWSQYALRAVGHRGRVIALDLLPMDPLAGVEFIAGDFREQATLEALEAALGEDRPGVVMSDMAPNISGVPTVDQPRAMYLAELALDFARAHLTPGGGLVTKVFQGEGSDALVKEARKSFGTVRMRKPKASRDRSREFYLVAGNYQGL; encoded by the coding sequence ATGACGGGACGAACACGCCACGGTAAGCGCTGGATGGACGAACACGTCGCCGATGAATTCGTGCGGCGGGCCAAGCAGGAGGGCTGGCGGGGTCGCGCGGTGTTCAAGTTGATCGAGATCCAGGAGAAGGATCGCCTGATCAAGCCGAATATGACCGTGGTCGATCTCGGGGCGGCTCCGGGCGCCTGGAGCCAGTATGCTTTACGTGCCGTCGGGCATCGGGGACGGGTGATCGCGCTGGATTTGCTGCCGATGGACCCGCTGGCCGGGGTGGAATTCATCGCGGGCGACTTCCGCGAACAGGCCACGCTGGAGGCTCTGGAGGCTGCGCTCGGGGAGGACCGGCCGGGGGTTGTAATGAGTGATATGGCCCCCAATATCAGTGGGGTGCCGACCGTGGACCAGCCGCGGGCGATGTACCTCGCGGAACTCGCGCTGGACTTTGCGCGCGCGCATTTGACTCCGGGAGGGGGCCTGGTGACGAAAGTATTCCAGGGAGAGGGCAGTGACGCCCTCGTCAAGGAGGCCCGCAAGAGTTTTGGTACTGTACGCATGCGCAAGCCGAAGGCGTCGCGGGACCGGAGCAGGGAGTTTTATCTGGTGGCGGGAAACTACCAAGGCTTATAG
- the ftsH gene encoding ATP-dependent zinc metalloprotease FtsH produces the protein MNDLAKNIVLWIVIAVVLLTVFNSFGTAPRTVQDIPYSTFLQRVDEGSVQEVVFEGDEIIGTFSGGERFTTYSPETDNRALIGELKNAGVTFRSSPPQQQSFLMQLFISSFPILLLIAVWVYFMRQMQGGGGGRGAMSFGKSRARLLGEDQVSVTFADVAGVEEAKEEVSEIVDFLKDPAKFQRLGGKIPKGVLMVGSPGTGKTLLARAIAGEAKVPFFTISGSDFVEMFVGVGASRVRDMFEQAKKHAPCIIFIDEIDAVGRHRGAGLGGGHDEREQTLNQLLVEMDGFEGNEGIIVIAATNRPDVLDPALLRPGRFDRQVVVPLPDVRGREQILKVHMRKVPLADDVRPGIIARGTPGFSGADLANLVNEAALFAARANRRTVTMEEFEKAKDKIMMGAERRSMVMNDAEKKLTAYHEAGHAIVGLNVPDHDPVYKVSIIPRGRALGITMFLPEEDRYSYSKRRLESQIASLFGGRIAEELIFGGEAVTTGASNDIERATSLARNMVTKWGLSERLGPLAYSEDDGEIFLGRSVTQHKQVSDVTAHAIDEEIRSIIDNNYRRAQQILEDRMDNLHAMAEALIKYETIDEGQIKDIMAGREPRPPADWTDTPPAVPTEPRPQDGGDPNPIAGPASQH, from the coding sequence TTGAACGATCTAGCCAAGAACATCGTGTTGTGGATCGTCATCGCAGTGGTGCTGCTGACGGTGTTCAACAGTTTCGGGACTGCACCGCGCACGGTGCAGGACATCCCGTATTCGACTTTCCTGCAACGCGTGGATGAAGGCTCTGTCCAGGAAGTGGTCTTCGAAGGCGACGAGATCATCGGCACCTTCTCTGGCGGCGAACGATTTACGACGTACAGCCCCGAAACGGACAACCGCGCCCTGATCGGCGAACTCAAGAACGCCGGCGTGACCTTCCGCTCCAGCCCCCCGCAGCAGCAGTCCTTCCTGATGCAGCTGTTCATTTCCTCGTTCCCGATCCTCCTCTTGATCGCCGTCTGGGTGTACTTCATGCGCCAGATGCAGGGCGGCGGAGGCGGACGCGGCGCGATGTCCTTCGGCAAGAGCCGCGCCCGGCTGCTCGGCGAGGACCAGGTCTCGGTCACCTTCGCAGACGTGGCCGGGGTCGAGGAGGCCAAGGAGGAAGTCAGCGAGATCGTGGATTTCCTCAAGGACCCGGCCAAGTTCCAGCGGCTCGGGGGGAAGATTCCCAAGGGCGTGCTGATGGTCGGCTCGCCCGGCACCGGCAAGACGCTCCTGGCGCGCGCGATCGCCGGCGAGGCCAAGGTGCCGTTCTTCACGATCTCGGGATCCGACTTCGTCGAGATGTTCGTCGGCGTGGGTGCTTCCCGGGTCCGCGACATGTTCGAGCAGGCCAAGAAGCACGCACCCTGCATCATCTTCATCGACGAGATCGACGCGGTCGGCCGCCATCGCGGTGCCGGCCTCGGCGGCGGGCACGACGAGCGTGAGCAGACGCTGAACCAGCTGCTGGTGGAGATGGACGGCTTCGAGGGTAACGAGGGCATCATCGTCATCGCCGCCACGAACCGTCCGGACGTGCTCGACCCGGCGCTGCTGCGCCCGGGGCGCTTCGACCGCCAGGTCGTGGTGCCGCTGCCCGACGTGCGCGGCCGCGAGCAGATTCTCAAGGTCCACATGCGCAAGGTGCCGCTGGCCGATGACGTGCGGCCGGGTATCATCGCGCGCGGCACGCCGGGTTTCTCCGGCGCCGATCTCGCGAACCTCGTCAACGAGGCCGCGCTGTTCGCGGCGCGGGCGAATCGTCGCACCGTGACAATGGAGGAATTCGAGAAGGCCAAGGACAAGATCATGATGGGCGCGGAGCGCCGCTCCATGGTGATGAACGACGCGGAGAAGAAGCTGACGGCCTACCACGAGGCGGGACACGCCATCGTGGGTCTCAATGTTCCGGACCACGATCCGGTCTACAAGGTGAGCATCATTCCGCGCGGGCGGGCGCTCGGCATTACGATGTTCCTCCCCGAGGAGGACCGCTACAGCTACAGCAAGCGCCGGCTCGAAAGCCAGATCGCCTCGCTGTTCGGCGGGCGCATCGCCGAAGAGCTCATTTTCGGCGGGGAGGCCGTGACGACCGGGGCATCCAACGACATCGAGCGGGCCACCAGCCTGGCGCGCAACATGGTGACGAAGTGGGGTCTTTCGGAGCGACTCGGACCGCTGGCTTACAGCGAGGACGACGGCGAGATCTTCCTCGGCCGTTCGGTGACGCAGCACAAGCAGGTGTCCGACGTCACGGCGCACGCCATCGACGAGGAGATCCGCTCGATCATCGACAACAATTATCGGCGCGCCCAGCAGATCCTCGAGGACCGGATGGATAACCTCCATGCCATGGCCGAGGCGCTGATCAAGTACGAGACGATCGACGAAGGGCAGATCAAGGACATCATGGCCGGGCGCGAGCCGCGGCCACCTGCCGACTGGACGGATACGCCGCCGGCGGTGCCCACGGAGCCGCGTCCCCAGGACGGGGGCGATCCCAATCCGATTGCCGGGCCCGCGAGTCAGCACTGA
- the folP gene encoding dihydropteroate synthase, whose translation MHLELRTRRLALDQPLVMGVLNVTPDSFSDGGRFAATEAALRQARKLAAEGAGLLDIGGESTRPGAAPVAVEEELRRVLPVIEALVREHGPPLSIDTAKPEVMLAASAAGAELINDVRALRAPGALEAAAASGCAVCLMHMQGEPRTMQSAPAYGDVVEEVYAFLADRIEACLRAGIELERILVDPGFGFGKTLEHNLLLMRGLSRFTALGVPVLVGVSRKSMIGTVTGRSVEARVAGGLALAALAVGSGARIIRSHDVAETLDAVRMAAAVTAVGDDNEHEGVQG comes from the coding sequence ATGCACCTCGAATTACGCACCCGTCGTCTGGCGCTCGATCAGCCCCTGGTCATGGGCGTGCTCAACGTGACGCCGGACTCGTTCTCCGACGGGGGGCGCTTTGCGGCAACCGAGGCGGCGCTGCGACAGGCGCGAAAGCTCGCGGCGGAAGGCGCGGGCCTCCTGGATATCGGCGGCGAGTCTACCCGACCGGGTGCCGCGCCGGTCGCGGTCGAGGAGGAGCTCCGGCGTGTGCTTCCCGTGATCGAGGCGCTGGTGCGCGAACATGGACCGCCGTTGTCGATCGACACCGCCAAGCCCGAGGTGATGCTCGCTGCATCCGCGGCGGGCGCGGAATTGATCAATGACGTGCGCGCACTTCGGGCGCCGGGTGCGCTGGAGGCCGCCGCTGCGAGCGGTTGCGCCGTGTGCCTGATGCATATGCAGGGGGAGCCGCGCACCATGCAGTCCGCGCCCGCGTACGGCGATGTGGTGGAGGAGGTCTATGCTTTCCTGGCAGACCGCATCGAGGCCTGTTTGCGGGCCGGCATCGAGCTGGAGCGCATCCTCGTCGATCCGGGCTTCGGCTTCGGCAAGACACTGGAACACAACCTGCTGCTGATGCGGGGGTTGTCGCGTTTCACCGCGCTGGGCGTGCCCGTGCTCGTCGGCGTCTCGCGCAAATCGATGATCGGCACGGTGACCGGGCGCAGCGTCGAGGCCCGTGTCGCCGGCGGCCTGGCGCTGGCGGCATTGGCGGTGGGCTCCGGGGCGCGGATAATCCGCAGCCACGACGTGGCCGAGACGCTGGACGCCGTGAGGATGGCCGCTGCCGTGACGGCGGTCGGCGACGACAACGAGCATGAGGGAGTGCAGGGATGA